One Mesoplodon densirostris isolate mMesDen1 chromosome X, mMesDen1 primary haplotype, whole genome shotgun sequence genomic region harbors:
- the PDZD4 gene encoding PDZ domain-containing protein 4 isoform X1 — MGCNMCVVQKPEEQYKVMLQVNGKELSKLSQEQTLEALRASKEPLVIQVLRRSPRLRGDGSSHDLQLVDSGTQTDITFEHIMALGKLRPPTPPMVILEPYVPSELPPISHEYYDPAEFMEGGPQEADHMEELEYEEVELYKTSHRDKLGLMVCYRTDDEEDLGIYVGEVNPNSIAAKDGRIREGDRIIQINGVDVQNREEAVAILSQEENTNISLLVARPESQLAKRWKDSDRDDFLDDFGSENERDLQAQKLKSPPAQQLGNEEEKGAPDAGPGLSNSQELDSGVGRTDESTRNEESSEHDLLGDEPLSTANTPGPLRKFGLQGDALQSRDFHFSMDSLLAEGAGLGGGDVPGLTDEEYERYRELLEIKCHLENGNPLGLLFPRAAGGNGALDVNRNESVGHEVAVLEEELRHLEFKCRNILRAQKMQQLRERCMKAWLLEEESLYDLGAGEPKKHELSDISELPEKSDKDSTSAYNTGESCRSTPLLVEPLPESPLRRATAGGNSNLNRTPSGPPGAAHPKAAPPQGSPAKFRSLSRDPEVGRRQHAGERVRRGPKTGVTLERVGPEGSPYLSRRHRGQGQEGEHYNSCMQLAPPRGLEELGHGPLSLASGPRVGGVAAVATDAPRMEWKVKVRSDGTRYVAKRPVRDRLLKARALKIREERSGMTTDDDAVSEMKMGRYWSKEQRKQHLLRAREQRKRREFMMQSRLECLREQQSGDSKAELNIIALSHRKTMKKRNKKILDNWITIQEMLAHGTRSADGKRVYNPLLSVTTV; from the exons GTGAACGGGAAGGAGCTCTCCAAGCTGTCTCAGGAGCAGACCCTGGAGGCCCTGCGTGCCTCCAAGGAGCCCCTGGTGATCCAGGTGCTGAGACGCAGTCCCCGCCTACGGGGGGATGGCTCCTCCCACGACCTGCAGCTGGTGGACAGTGGCACTCAGACCGACATCACCTTCGAGCATATCATGGCGCTGGGCAAGCTGCGCCCACCCACCCCGCCCATGGTCATCCTGGAGCCGTACGTCCCGTCTGAGCT CCCCCCCATCAGCCATGAGTATTATGACCCGGCGGAGTTCATGGAGGGCGGCCCGCAGGAGGCAGACCATATGGAAGAGCTGGAGTATGAG GAGGTGGAGCTGTATAAAACCAGCCACCGGGACAAGCTGGGCCTGATGGTCTGTTACCGCACGGATGACGAGGAGGACCTGGGCATCTACGTTGGAGAG GTGAATCCCAACAGCATCGCAGCCAAAGACGGCCGCATCCGCGAGGGAGACCGCATCATCCAG ATAAATGGTGTGGACGTCCAGAACCGGGAAGAAGCAGTGGCCATCCTGAGCCAGGAGGAGAATACCAACATCTCCCTGCTGGTGGCCCGGCCTGAGAGCCAG CTGGCGAAGCGGTGGAAGGACAGTGACCGGGATGACTTCCTGGATGATTTTGGCTCTGAGAATGAGAGGGACCTGCAGGCGCAGAAGCTGAAATCCCCCCCTGCCCAGCag CTTGGAAACGAAGAGGAGAAAGGGGCCCCTGATGCGGGCCCGGGCTTGAGCAACAGCCAGGAGCTGGACAGCGGCGTGGGCCGGACGGATGAGAGCACACGCAACGAGGAGAGCTCCGAGCACGACCTGCTGGGGGACGAGCCCCTGAGCACTGCCAACACGCCCGGGCCCTTGCGCAAGTTTGGCCTGCAAGGGGACGCCCTGCAGAGCCGCGACTTCCACTTTAGCATGGACTCCCTGCTGGCCGAGGGCGCAGGGCTGGGTGGCGGCGACGTGCCGGGCCTCACGGATGAGGAGTACGAGCGCTACCGCGAGCTGCTAGAGATCAAGTGCCACCTGGAGAATGGCAACCCCCTGGGCCTCCTCTTTCCCCGCGCCGCCGGCGGCAACGGCGCCCTGGATGTCAACCGCAACGAGAGCGTGGGCCACGAGGTGGCCGTGCTGGAGGAGGAGCTGCGACACCTGGAGTTCAAGTGCCGCAACATCCTGCGGGCGCAGAAGATGCAACAGCTGCGGGAGCGCTGCATGAAGGCCTGGCTGCTGGAGGAGGAGAGCCTCTACGACCTGGGGGCCGGGGAGCCCAAGAAGCACGAGCTGTCTGACATCTCCGAGCTGCCTGAGAAGTCGGACAAGGACAGCACCAGCGCCTACAACACGGGTGAGAGCTGCCGCAGCACTCCGCTGCTGGTGGAACCCCTGCCCGAGAGCCCCCTGAGGCGGGCGACCGCCGGGGGCAACTCCAACCTGAACCGGACCCCCTCCGGACCCCCTGGCGCCGCCCACCCCAAGGCTGCCCCTCCGCAGGGGAGTCCCGCCAAGTTCCGATCCCTCTCCCGGGATCCCGAGGTGGGCCGGAGACAGCACGCAGGGGAGCGGGTCCGCCGCGGCCCCAAGACGGGGGTGACCCTGGAGCGCGTGGGCCCCGAAGGCAGCCCTTACCTGTCACGGCGCCACCGCGGCCAGGGCCAGGAAGGCGAGCACTACAACAGCTGCATGCAGCTGGCTCCGCCGCGCGGTCTGGAAGAGCTGGGCCACGGTCCCTTGAGTTTGGCCAGTGGCCCTCGGGTGGGTGGCGTGGCGGCGGTGGCCACCGATGCGCCCCGCATGGAGTGGAAGGTCAAGGTGCGCAGCGACGGGACCCGCTATGTGGCCAAGCGACCCGTGCGGGACCGCCTCCTAAAGGCCCGGGCCCTGAAGATCCGGGAGGAGCGCAGCGGCATGACGACCGATGACGACGCGGTGAGCGAGATGAAGATGGGCCGCTACTGGAGCAAAGAGCAGCGGAAGCAGCACCTGCTCCGTGCCCGGGAGCAGCGCAAGCGGCGCGAGTTCATGATGCAGAGCCGGCTGGAGTGCCTGCGGGAGCAGCAGAGCGGCGACAGCAAGGCTGAGCTCAACATCATCGCCCTGAGCCACCGCAAAACCATGAAGAAGCGGAACAAGAAGATCCTGGACAACTGGATCACCATCCAGGAGATGCTGGCCCATGGCACGCGCTCAGCCGATGGGAAGCGGGTCTACAACCCTCTGCTCTCTGTCACCACTGTCTGA
- the PDZD4 gene encoding PDZ domain-containing protein 4 isoform X2 yields the protein MGCNMCVVQKPEEQYKVMLQVNGKELSKLSQEQTLEALRASKEPLVIQVLRRSPRLRGDGSSHDLQLVDSGTQTDITFEHIMALGKLRPPTPPMVILEPPPISHEYYDPAEFMEGGPQEADHMEELEYEEVELYKTSHRDKLGLMVCYRTDDEEDLGIYVGEVNPNSIAAKDGRIREGDRIIQINGVDVQNREEAVAILSQEENTNISLLVARPESQLAKRWKDSDRDDFLDDFGSENERDLQAQKLKSPPAQQLGNEEEKGAPDAGPGLSNSQELDSGVGRTDESTRNEESSEHDLLGDEPLSTANTPGPLRKFGLQGDALQSRDFHFSMDSLLAEGAGLGGGDVPGLTDEEYERYRELLEIKCHLENGNPLGLLFPRAAGGNGALDVNRNESVGHEVAVLEEELRHLEFKCRNILRAQKMQQLRERCMKAWLLEEESLYDLGAGEPKKHELSDISELPEKSDKDSTSAYNTGESCRSTPLLVEPLPESPLRRATAGGNSNLNRTPSGPPGAAHPKAAPPQGSPAKFRSLSRDPEVGRRQHAGERVRRGPKTGVTLERVGPEGSPYLSRRHRGQGQEGEHYNSCMQLAPPRGLEELGHGPLSLASGPRVGGVAAVATDAPRMEWKVKVRSDGTRYVAKRPVRDRLLKARALKIREERSGMTTDDDAVSEMKMGRYWSKEQRKQHLLRAREQRKRREFMMQSRLECLREQQSGDSKAELNIIALSHRKTMKKRNKKILDNWITIQEMLAHGTRSADGKRVYNPLLSVTTV from the exons GTGAACGGGAAGGAGCTCTCCAAGCTGTCTCAGGAGCAGACCCTGGAGGCCCTGCGTGCCTCCAAGGAGCCCCTGGTGATCCAGGTGCTGAGACGCAGTCCCCGCCTACGGGGGGATGGCTCCTCCCACGACCTGCAGCTGGTGGACAGTGGCACTCAGACCGACATCACCTTCGAGCATATCATGGCGCTGGGCAAGCTGCGCCCACCCACCCCGCCCATGGTCATCCTGGAGCC CCCCCCCATCAGCCATGAGTATTATGACCCGGCGGAGTTCATGGAGGGCGGCCCGCAGGAGGCAGACCATATGGAAGAGCTGGAGTATGAG GAGGTGGAGCTGTATAAAACCAGCCACCGGGACAAGCTGGGCCTGATGGTCTGTTACCGCACGGATGACGAGGAGGACCTGGGCATCTACGTTGGAGAG GTGAATCCCAACAGCATCGCAGCCAAAGACGGCCGCATCCGCGAGGGAGACCGCATCATCCAG ATAAATGGTGTGGACGTCCAGAACCGGGAAGAAGCAGTGGCCATCCTGAGCCAGGAGGAGAATACCAACATCTCCCTGCTGGTGGCCCGGCCTGAGAGCCAG CTGGCGAAGCGGTGGAAGGACAGTGACCGGGATGACTTCCTGGATGATTTTGGCTCTGAGAATGAGAGGGACCTGCAGGCGCAGAAGCTGAAATCCCCCCCTGCCCAGCag CTTGGAAACGAAGAGGAGAAAGGGGCCCCTGATGCGGGCCCGGGCTTGAGCAACAGCCAGGAGCTGGACAGCGGCGTGGGCCGGACGGATGAGAGCACACGCAACGAGGAGAGCTCCGAGCACGACCTGCTGGGGGACGAGCCCCTGAGCACTGCCAACACGCCCGGGCCCTTGCGCAAGTTTGGCCTGCAAGGGGACGCCCTGCAGAGCCGCGACTTCCACTTTAGCATGGACTCCCTGCTGGCCGAGGGCGCAGGGCTGGGTGGCGGCGACGTGCCGGGCCTCACGGATGAGGAGTACGAGCGCTACCGCGAGCTGCTAGAGATCAAGTGCCACCTGGAGAATGGCAACCCCCTGGGCCTCCTCTTTCCCCGCGCCGCCGGCGGCAACGGCGCCCTGGATGTCAACCGCAACGAGAGCGTGGGCCACGAGGTGGCCGTGCTGGAGGAGGAGCTGCGACACCTGGAGTTCAAGTGCCGCAACATCCTGCGGGCGCAGAAGATGCAACAGCTGCGGGAGCGCTGCATGAAGGCCTGGCTGCTGGAGGAGGAGAGCCTCTACGACCTGGGGGCCGGGGAGCCCAAGAAGCACGAGCTGTCTGACATCTCCGAGCTGCCTGAGAAGTCGGACAAGGACAGCACCAGCGCCTACAACACGGGTGAGAGCTGCCGCAGCACTCCGCTGCTGGTGGAACCCCTGCCCGAGAGCCCCCTGAGGCGGGCGACCGCCGGGGGCAACTCCAACCTGAACCGGACCCCCTCCGGACCCCCTGGCGCCGCCCACCCCAAGGCTGCCCCTCCGCAGGGGAGTCCCGCCAAGTTCCGATCCCTCTCCCGGGATCCCGAGGTGGGCCGGAGACAGCACGCAGGGGAGCGGGTCCGCCGCGGCCCCAAGACGGGGGTGACCCTGGAGCGCGTGGGCCCCGAAGGCAGCCCTTACCTGTCACGGCGCCACCGCGGCCAGGGCCAGGAAGGCGAGCACTACAACAGCTGCATGCAGCTGGCTCCGCCGCGCGGTCTGGAAGAGCTGGGCCACGGTCCCTTGAGTTTGGCCAGTGGCCCTCGGGTGGGTGGCGTGGCGGCGGTGGCCACCGATGCGCCCCGCATGGAGTGGAAGGTCAAGGTGCGCAGCGACGGGACCCGCTATGTGGCCAAGCGACCCGTGCGGGACCGCCTCCTAAAGGCCCGGGCCCTGAAGATCCGGGAGGAGCGCAGCGGCATGACGACCGATGACGACGCGGTGAGCGAGATGAAGATGGGCCGCTACTGGAGCAAAGAGCAGCGGAAGCAGCACCTGCTCCGTGCCCGGGAGCAGCGCAAGCGGCGCGAGTTCATGATGCAGAGCCGGCTGGAGTGCCTGCGGGAGCAGCAGAGCGGCGACAGCAAGGCTGAGCTCAACATCATCGCCCTGAGCCACCGCAAAACCATGAAGAAGCGGAACAAGAAGATCCTGGACAACTGGATCACCATCCAGGAGATGCTGGCCCATGGCACGCGCTCAGCCGATGGGAAGCGGGTCTACAACCCTCTGCTCTCTGTCACCACTGTCTGA
- the PDZD4 gene encoding PDZ domain-containing protein 4 isoform X3, translating into MGCNMCVVQKPEEQYKVMLQEVELYKTSHRDKLGLMVCYRTDDEEDLGIYVGEVNPNSIAAKDGRIREGDRIIQINGVDVQNREEAVAILSQEENTNISLLVARPESQLAKRWKDSDRDDFLDDFGSENERDLQAQKLKSPPAQQLGNEEEKGAPDAGPGLSNSQELDSGVGRTDESTRNEESSEHDLLGDEPLSTANTPGPLRKFGLQGDALQSRDFHFSMDSLLAEGAGLGGGDVPGLTDEEYERYRELLEIKCHLENGNPLGLLFPRAAGGNGALDVNRNESVGHEVAVLEEELRHLEFKCRNILRAQKMQQLRERCMKAWLLEEESLYDLGAGEPKKHELSDISELPEKSDKDSTSAYNTGESCRSTPLLVEPLPESPLRRATAGGNSNLNRTPSGPPGAAHPKAAPPQGSPAKFRSLSRDPEVGRRQHAGERVRRGPKTGVTLERVGPEGSPYLSRRHRGQGQEGEHYNSCMQLAPPRGLEELGHGPLSLASGPRVGGVAAVATDAPRMEWKVKVRSDGTRYVAKRPVRDRLLKARALKIREERSGMTTDDDAVSEMKMGRYWSKEQRKQHLLRAREQRKRREFMMQSRLECLREQQSGDSKAELNIIALSHRKTMKKRNKKILDNWITIQEMLAHGTRSADGKRVYNPLLSVTTV; encoded by the exons GAGGTGGAGCTGTATAAAACCAGCCACCGGGACAAGCTGGGCCTGATGGTCTGTTACCGCACGGATGACGAGGAGGACCTGGGCATCTACGTTGGAGAG GTGAATCCCAACAGCATCGCAGCCAAAGACGGCCGCATCCGCGAGGGAGACCGCATCATCCAG ATAAATGGTGTGGACGTCCAGAACCGGGAAGAAGCAGTGGCCATCCTGAGCCAGGAGGAGAATACCAACATCTCCCTGCTGGTGGCCCGGCCTGAGAGCCAG CTGGCGAAGCGGTGGAAGGACAGTGACCGGGATGACTTCCTGGATGATTTTGGCTCTGAGAATGAGAGGGACCTGCAGGCGCAGAAGCTGAAATCCCCCCCTGCCCAGCag CTTGGAAACGAAGAGGAGAAAGGGGCCCCTGATGCGGGCCCGGGCTTGAGCAACAGCCAGGAGCTGGACAGCGGCGTGGGCCGGACGGATGAGAGCACACGCAACGAGGAGAGCTCCGAGCACGACCTGCTGGGGGACGAGCCCCTGAGCACTGCCAACACGCCCGGGCCCTTGCGCAAGTTTGGCCTGCAAGGGGACGCCCTGCAGAGCCGCGACTTCCACTTTAGCATGGACTCCCTGCTGGCCGAGGGCGCAGGGCTGGGTGGCGGCGACGTGCCGGGCCTCACGGATGAGGAGTACGAGCGCTACCGCGAGCTGCTAGAGATCAAGTGCCACCTGGAGAATGGCAACCCCCTGGGCCTCCTCTTTCCCCGCGCCGCCGGCGGCAACGGCGCCCTGGATGTCAACCGCAACGAGAGCGTGGGCCACGAGGTGGCCGTGCTGGAGGAGGAGCTGCGACACCTGGAGTTCAAGTGCCGCAACATCCTGCGGGCGCAGAAGATGCAACAGCTGCGGGAGCGCTGCATGAAGGCCTGGCTGCTGGAGGAGGAGAGCCTCTACGACCTGGGGGCCGGGGAGCCCAAGAAGCACGAGCTGTCTGACATCTCCGAGCTGCCTGAGAAGTCGGACAAGGACAGCACCAGCGCCTACAACACGGGTGAGAGCTGCCGCAGCACTCCGCTGCTGGTGGAACCCCTGCCCGAGAGCCCCCTGAGGCGGGCGACCGCCGGGGGCAACTCCAACCTGAACCGGACCCCCTCCGGACCCCCTGGCGCCGCCCACCCCAAGGCTGCCCCTCCGCAGGGGAGTCCCGCCAAGTTCCGATCCCTCTCCCGGGATCCCGAGGTGGGCCGGAGACAGCACGCAGGGGAGCGGGTCCGCCGCGGCCCCAAGACGGGGGTGACCCTGGAGCGCGTGGGCCCCGAAGGCAGCCCTTACCTGTCACGGCGCCACCGCGGCCAGGGCCAGGAAGGCGAGCACTACAACAGCTGCATGCAGCTGGCTCCGCCGCGCGGTCTGGAAGAGCTGGGCCACGGTCCCTTGAGTTTGGCCAGTGGCCCTCGGGTGGGTGGCGTGGCGGCGGTGGCCACCGATGCGCCCCGCATGGAGTGGAAGGTCAAGGTGCGCAGCGACGGGACCCGCTATGTGGCCAAGCGACCCGTGCGGGACCGCCTCCTAAAGGCCCGGGCCCTGAAGATCCGGGAGGAGCGCAGCGGCATGACGACCGATGACGACGCGGTGAGCGAGATGAAGATGGGCCGCTACTGGAGCAAAGAGCAGCGGAAGCAGCACCTGCTCCGTGCCCGGGAGCAGCGCAAGCGGCGCGAGTTCATGATGCAGAGCCGGCTGGAGTGCCTGCGGGAGCAGCAGAGCGGCGACAGCAAGGCTGAGCTCAACATCATCGCCCTGAGCCACCGCAAAACCATGAAGAAGCGGAACAAGAAGATCCTGGACAACTGGATCACCATCCAGGAGATGCTGGCCCATGGCACGCGCTCAGCCGATGGGAAGCGGGTCTACAACCCTCTGCTCTCTGTCACCACTGTCTGA
- the SSR4 gene encoding translocon-associated protein subunit delta isoform X2, translating to MAALASLGALALLLLSGLSCCSEACVEPQITPSYYTTSDAVISTETVFIVEISLTCKNRVQNMALYADVSGKQFPVTRGQDVGRYQVSWSLDHKSAHAGTYEVRFFDEESYSLLRKHRPLTPAPPSQAQRNNEDISIIPPLFTVSVDHRGTWNGPWVSTEVLAAAIGLVIYYLAFSAKSHIQA from the exons ATGGCGGCGCTGGCATCTCTCGGCGCCCTGGCGCTACTCCTGCTGTccggcctctcctgctgctcaG AGGCCTGTGTGGAGCCCCAGATCACCCCTTCTTACTATACCACCTCGGATGCTGTCATTTCTACTGAGACTGTCTTCATCGTGGAGATCTCCCTGACTTGCAAGAACAGGGTCCAG AACATGGCTCTTTATGCTGACGTCAGCGGAAAACAGTTTCCTGTTACCCGGGGCCAGGATGTGGGCCGATACCAG GTGTCCTGGAGCCTAGACCACAAGAGCGCCCACGCAGGCACGTACGAGGTCAGATTCTTTGACGAGGAGTCCTACAGCCTCCTGAGGAAG catCGCCCCCTCACCCCAGCACCTCCCTCACAGGCTCAGAGAAATAATGaggacatttccatcatcccaccTCTGTTCACAGTCAGCGTGGACCATCGG GGCACCTGGAATGGGCCCTGGGTCTCCACCGAGGTCCTGGCCGCTGCCATCGGCCTGGTGATCTACTACCTGGCCTTCAGTGCCAAGAGCCACATCCAGGCCTGA
- the SSR4 gene encoding translocon-associated protein subunit delta isoform X4, whose amino-acid sequence MAALASLGALALLLLSGLSCCSEACVEPQITPSYYTTSDAVISTETVFIVEISLTCKNRVQNMALYADVSGKQFPVTRGQDVGRYQVSWSLDHKSAHAGTYEVRFFDEESYSLLRKAQRNNEDISIIPPLFTVSVDHRGTWNGPWVSTEVLAAAIGLVIYYLAFSAKSHIQA is encoded by the exons ATGGCGGCGCTGGCATCTCTCGGCGCCCTGGCGCTACTCCTGCTGTccggcctctcctgctgctcaG AGGCCTGTGTGGAGCCCCAGATCACCCCTTCTTACTATACCACCTCGGATGCTGTCATTTCTACTGAGACTGTCTTCATCGTGGAGATCTCCCTGACTTGCAAGAACAGGGTCCAG AACATGGCTCTTTATGCTGACGTCAGCGGAAAACAGTTTCCTGTTACCCGGGGCCAGGATGTGGGCCGATACCAG GTGTCCTGGAGCCTAGACCACAAGAGCGCCCACGCAGGCACGTACGAGGTCAGATTCTTTGACGAGGAGTCCTACAGCCTCCTGAGGAAG GCTCAGAGAAATAATGaggacatttccatcatcccaccTCTGTTCACAGTCAGCGTGGACCATCGG GGCACCTGGAATGGGCCCTGGGTCTCCACCGAGGTCCTGGCCGCTGCCATCGGCCTGGTGATCTACTACCTGGCCTTCAGTGCCAAGAGCCACATCCAGGCCTGA
- the SSR4 gene encoding translocon-associated protein subunit delta isoform X1, whose translation MAALASLGALALLLLSGLSCCSAEACVEPQITPSYYTTSDAVISTETVFIVEISLTCKNRVQNMALYADVSGKQFPVTRGQDVGRYQVSWSLDHKSAHAGTYEVRFFDEESYSLLRKHRPLTPAPPSQAQRNNEDISIIPPLFTVSVDHRGTWNGPWVSTEVLAAAIGLVIYYLAFSAKSHIQA comes from the exons ATGGCGGCGCTGGCATCTCTCGGCGCCCTGGCGCTACTCCTGCTGTccggcctctcctgctgctcaG CAGAGGCCTGTGTGGAGCCCCAGATCACCCCTTCTTACTATACCACCTCGGATGCTGTCATTTCTACTGAGACTGTCTTCATCGTGGAGATCTCCCTGACTTGCAAGAACAGGGTCCAG AACATGGCTCTTTATGCTGACGTCAGCGGAAAACAGTTTCCTGTTACCCGGGGCCAGGATGTGGGCCGATACCAG GTGTCCTGGAGCCTAGACCACAAGAGCGCCCACGCAGGCACGTACGAGGTCAGATTCTTTGACGAGGAGTCCTACAGCCTCCTGAGGAAG catCGCCCCCTCACCCCAGCACCTCCCTCACAGGCTCAGAGAAATAATGaggacatttccatcatcccaccTCTGTTCACAGTCAGCGTGGACCATCGG GGCACCTGGAATGGGCCCTGGGTCTCCACCGAGGTCCTGGCCGCTGCCATCGGCCTGGTGATCTACTACCTGGCCTTCAGTGCCAAGAGCCACATCCAGGCCTGA
- the SSR4 gene encoding translocon-associated protein subunit delta isoform X3 — MAALASLGALALLLLSGLSCCSAEACVEPQITPSYYTTSDAVISTETVFIVEISLTCKNRVQNMALYADVSGKQFPVTRGQDVGRYQVSWSLDHKSAHAGTYEVRFFDEESYSLLRKAQRNNEDISIIPPLFTVSVDHRGTWNGPWVSTEVLAAAIGLVIYYLAFSAKSHIQA; from the exons ATGGCGGCGCTGGCATCTCTCGGCGCCCTGGCGCTACTCCTGCTGTccggcctctcctgctgctcaG CAGAGGCCTGTGTGGAGCCCCAGATCACCCCTTCTTACTATACCACCTCGGATGCTGTCATTTCTACTGAGACTGTCTTCATCGTGGAGATCTCCCTGACTTGCAAGAACAGGGTCCAG AACATGGCTCTTTATGCTGACGTCAGCGGAAAACAGTTTCCTGTTACCCGGGGCCAGGATGTGGGCCGATACCAG GTGTCCTGGAGCCTAGACCACAAGAGCGCCCACGCAGGCACGTACGAGGTCAGATTCTTTGACGAGGAGTCCTACAGCCTCCTGAGGAAG GCTCAGAGAAATAATGaggacatttccatcatcccaccTCTGTTCACAGTCAGCGTGGACCATCGG GGCACCTGGAATGGGCCCTGGGTCTCCACCGAGGTCCTGGCCGCTGCCATCGGCCTGGTGATCTACTACCTGGCCTTCAGTGCCAAGAGCCACATCCAGGCCTGA